The Drosophila innubila isolate TH190305 chromosome 3R unlocalized genomic scaffold, UK_Dinn_1.0 2_E_3R, whole genome shotgun sequence genome has a segment encoding these proteins:
- the LOC117790623 gene encoding uncharacterized protein LOC117790623 produces the protein MSFNDIQDPEGEGDKYVDKEEPSWVAWCEKNSKPVKRVRPKVERELTPWQKPGPMKKKDWKHFFDWALEKAMPREPHLVQIPVPCKEKILPCARKKREMEMEELLEKMEQLSQPLPRKITPKREYYRQEYPYSPVIVWGKPPHRDKGRPFSGPFMPCCFVNKDIEDDYWAALRFPVRPAALKARPTARILSLARPHTMPPNPPHCPIPEKPIEPLDEAPPKRKKFTPRGWRLHQIRLIYLSKPVARPEFEYFYM, from the coding sequence ATGAGCTTTAACGATATTCAGGACCCTGAGGGTGAGGGTGATAAGTATGTTGATAAGGAAGAACCATCGTGGGTTGCGTGGTGCGAGAAGAATTCCAAGCCCGTCAAAAGAGTTCGACCCAAAGTGGAGCGTGAACTGACACCCTGGCAGAAACCAGGGCCCATGAAGAAGAAAGACTGGAAGCATTTCTTTGATTGGGCCCTTGAGAAAGCCATGCCACGAGAACCGCATTTGGTGCAAATTCCCGTGCCCTGCAAAGAGAAGATCTTGCCCTGTGCAcgcaaaaaacgcgaaatggaaatggaagaATTGCTGGAGAAGATGGAGCAGCTATCGCAGCCACTACCAAGAAAAATAACGCCAAAACGCGAGTACTATCGTCAAGAGTATCCATATTCTCCGGTTATTGTATGGGGAAAGCCTCCTCACCGCGACAAGGGACGTCCCTTTTCGGGTCCCTTTATGCCCTGCTGTTTTGTGAACAAGGATATCGAGGACGATTACTGGGCAGCTCTGCGATTTCCAGTGCGTCCAGCGGCGCTAAAGGCACGTCCAACAGCCCGCATCCTGAGCTTAGCCAGACCTCACACAATGCCACCAAATCCACCGCATTGTCCCATCCCAGAGAAACCCATCGAACCACTGGACGAAGCGCCACCAAAGCGAAAGAAGTTCACACCACGTGGCTGGCGATTGCATCAAATACGTTTGATTTACTTATCAAAGCCAGTAGCGAGGCCGGAGTTTGAGTATTTCTATATGTAA
- the LOC117790622 gene encoding uncharacterized protein LOC117790622: MSLSSITRPSWKDWVERNAQPKQRYIIPSRSKPTRWQKPGPMTRDQWVSFYKWLEARGGTNHQNAQPTTRLEPNPSPNRQERRQVIPGVFFCVNSQMKDKREKRRQLQAKVEKLSQPRIIREKFVAPPIVPFAYRPQLSYRDPPRPEIGRPVPKPPVPCCFQHEDIEAAFWANIRFPVSKKALRAKTTQKMYELAQPKSYPPKPHCPIPKNTNDQPRKRKKMSRKQWRQHLARIDYLSMPNPRVLAELPSCDCRNCLQFKSRCELCGCRYNHPVL; encoded by the coding sequence ATGAGTTTAAGTAGCATCACAAGGCCAAGCTGGAAGGATTGGGTGGAGCGTAATGCCCAGCCAAAGCAGAGATATATAATTCCCAGTCGAAGTAAACCGACTCGATGGCAGAAGCCAGGACCGATGACCCGAGATCAATGGGTTAGTTTCTATAAATGGCTTGAGGCGAGAGGAGGAACAAATCATCAGAATGCACAACCGACAACTAGACTTGAACCGAATCCGAGTCCAAATCGACAGGAAAGGCGTCAGGTTATACCGGGAGTTTTCTTTTGTGTGAATAGCCAGATGAAGGATAAACGAGAGAAGCGTAGACAATTGCAGGCAAAAGTCGAGAAACTGAGTCAGCCGCGTATAATTCGAGAGAAATTTGTGGCGCCACCTATTGTACCCTTTGCCTATCGACCACAACTTTCGTACCGCGATCCTCCTCGTCCGGAAATTGGACGACCCGTGCCAAAGCCACCGGTGCCTTGTTGTTTTCAGCACGAGGATATTGAGGCCGCATTCTGGGCTAACATACGATTTCCCGTCTCGAAAAAAGCGCTAAGAGCAAAAACCACACAAAAGATGTACGAATTAGCCCAACCAAAGTCATATCCACCAAAGCCACATTGTCCAATCCCCAAAAATACGAATGATCAGCCGCGCAAGCGAAAGAAAATGTCACGAAAACAATGGCGACAGCATTTGGCCCGAATTGATTATCTGTCCATGCCAAATCCACGTGTCCTAGCAGAGTTGCCCAGTTGTGATTGCCGCAACTGTCTTCAGTTTAAATCCAGATGCGAACTATGTGGCTGCCGATATAATCATCCAGTGCTCTGA
- the LOC117790620 gene encoding thymus-specific serine protease-like, which translates to MKLKLFLALILAQITNIITSENDLNENEMWIEQKLDHFNDSDTRTWNMRYLSISSFFKPGGPIIINVNAEWSIAVNSPLCGHYYELIEMFNAYAFQTEHRYYGKSRPVENLRAENLEYLSLKQALADLAHFIRHQKATIPAIANSKVILIGCSYAGSMVTYFRKDYPELIDGGWAAGAALTYTLDYADAMVSAGISLRKIGGDNCYDCVEYFSKTYLKHKKSQDAVYTELNAQNLTEHLDNVDEIIATHVQHRNITTMQSICKNITSIQHNDIHGFGKLLELLYSKIPKVGSKTDLDFAEEHVYRQYFYQTCSEFGNFFTTSSQHQPFGNKAPFSSVIAECKTLFGPKYTIDYISSKVDEINNKYGGREPQVDHIYFTKSQDDPWRWTGIIDECATIIPGIGHCHELRARKTNDSPELMAARQKGFDLIREWINGNGTSRETLTKC; encoded by the exons ATGAAGCTAAAGCTCTTTCTGGCGTTGATCCTTGCCCAAATAACTAATATTATTACCTCGGAAAATGATTTGAACGAGAACGAAATGTggattgaacaaaaattggatCATTTTAATGATAGCGATACGCGCACCTGGAATATG cGTTATTTGTCAATTAGTTCGTTCTTTAAGCCAGGAGGCCCGATAATCATCAACGTGAATGCAGAGTGGAGTATTGCGGTTAACAGTCCACTTTGTGGACATTATTATGAACTTATTGAAATGTTTAATGCATACGCATTTCAAACCGAGCATCGATATTATGGCAAAAGCAGACCTGTCGA aAATTTACGCGCTGAGAACTTGGAATATCTGAGCTTGAAACAAGCCTTAGCTGATCTGGCACATTTTATAAGACATCAGAAGGCTACAATTCCAGCTATAGCCAACTCCAAAGTTATTCTGATTGGATGCTCATATGCCGGGAGCATGGTTACCTACTTTCGAAAGGACTATCCAGAATTAATAGATGGTGGTTGGGCAGCAGGGGCAGCACTTACCTACACGCTCGACTATGCtg atgCTATGGTGAGCGCTGGAATATCATTGCGAAAGATCGGTGGAGATAATTGCTATGATTGTGTCGAGTATTTCagcaaaacttatttaaagcaTAAGAAAAGTCAAGATGCTGTTTACACTGAGCTCAATGCACAGAATCTGACTGAACATTTGGACAACGTCGACGAGATAATTGCAACTCATGTGCAGCATCGCAA TATAACTACGATGCAAagtatatgtaaaaatattacttCAATTCAGCACAATGATATTCATGGATTCGGTAAGCTATTAGAGTTGCTTTActcaaaaataccaaaagtgGGTAGTAAAACTGATCTAGATTTTGCGGAAGAACATGTAT ATCGGCAATATTTCTATCAAACTTGCAGCGAGTTTGGCAACTTTTTTACCACGAGCTCTCAACACCAACCGTTTGGCAATAAAGCTCCGTTTAGTAGCGTAATTGCCGAGTGTAAAACGCTTTTTGGGCCAAAATATACAATCGATTATATAAGTAGCAAAGTTGacgaaataaataacaaatatggAGGCCGAGAGCCACAAGTtgatcatatttattttacaaaatccCAGGACGATCCCTGGCGCTGGACGGGCATAATCGATGAATGTGCGACTATAATTCCTG gaaTTGGTCACTGTCATGAGTTGAGAGCCCGTAAG